The Apibacter raozihei DNA segment TAATTGGGATAGTTTACTTCCGGCTTCAGCAGTTGGATTATTTAGTGTTGCCGTATTAAACCTTAATAACATGAGGGATATAAAATCGGACAAAGACGCGGGTAAAAATACATTAGCCCTTCGTCTCGGCTTTCAAAATGCTAAATATTATCAATTATTATTAATGAATTTGCCTTTTATTTTATGTCTTATATTTTTACTTATTCATCAGGAGCAATTTTCAATTAGTCTGGATCATCTTACTACATTAAAACCATTTATATTTTTTATATTATTTTTACCAACTACGTGGTTAAGACGTAAAATTTTATATACAACAGATCCGGCTAAATTAGATTTATATATGAAACCTACAGCATTGCTTGCTCTTTTTTTTGCTGTATTATTTGGTATGGGACTTACATTGTAAAAGAAAAAAATTATGAGAAATATTAAACATATATTTTTTGATCTGGATAATACGCTTTGGGATACTGACAGAAATTCTATGCTTACACTCAAGCAAATGTATGAAGATGTAAAAGTAGAAGAAATTTATAATGTAAATTTTCAAGAATTTTATGATAGTTATTACCAAAGGAATGAGCATTTATGGGCCTTATTCAGACAGGATAAAGTAACAAAAAATGATATATTAAGCCAGAGATTCAAAAATACATTTGAAGAATTTGATATCAGAGATGAGGTAATACGTTCATACTTTGATGCTCATTTCTTAGAAAAAGTTGTAAAACACAATACTCTTATTGATAATACAGTTGAAGTATTAAGCTACTTAAAATCTAAGGGATATATCATGCATATAGTTTCTAATGGTTTTATAAAACCTACAGAACGAAAAGTTTATGATACACCGATTAAAGATTATATAACCACCATTACAAGTGGAGAAGAAATTAACAAAAGAAAGCCAGCCAGAGAAGTTTTTGAATTAGGACTTGACAAGGCGAATGCAAACCCTGAGGAATCTTCATTTATTGGGGATGATTTTGAAGCGGATGTTTTGGGTAGTGATAATTTAGGGATGTTGGGTATTTATTTTAATTATAAAAAAGATAGTGATCTTTCAAAAATGAATGGTTTCCCAGTGATTAATAATTTAATTGAATTAAAGCAGCTATTTTAATTCTTATATGATAGAAATTTTTACAGATGGAGCATCTTCAGGAAATCCGGGTAAAGGAGGATATGGTATCATTATGCGTCTTAAAGGGACGAATTATGAGAAAACTTTTAGTCAGGGTTTTCGATTAACAACCAATAACAGAATGGAACTTATGGCTGTCATTGTCGCACTCGAAAAAATCAGTAAGCCCAATCAGGAGGTTGTAGTTTATTCAGATTCAAAATATGTGGTAGATGCTGTTAATAATAATTGGATTTATGGTTGGCAGAAAAAAAAATTTGAAAAAGTAAAAAATCCTGATTTATGGATTCGTTTTTTAAAAGTATATAAGAACCATAGGGTTAAGCTTCAGTGGATCAAAGGGCATGAAGGACATGTAGAAAATGAAAGAGCTGATAGATTGGCTGTGCAGGCTTCCCGTTCAGATTTGTTGTCTATAGATACGGACTATGAAAATCATAACACTAAACTCCTTTAATCTCCACACTTTAAAATCGTAATTATTTGATTAATCTACATTTATTTTATTGAAGAGATTCTATAAAGTATATCAGTAAAGATTAAAGTTTTGCGAGTAAGCGTAGTAACTGAATTTTGTTAGTATTGAAAACTAAGTTACTGTGTGGTATCTATATAAGGTAAAAGTAAATGTTTATAAACTGTTGATATTTTGTTGATAATTTTATAATTTAGCAAATTAATAATTATAAGCTTTAAAAATGAAAATCAAGAATATTTTATATGCTGGTTTCTCTATATGCTCCATTTTGCTGACGTCCTGTGTTTCCTATGAAACATCAGCTTCATATAAAAAGAAAAGCAATTCATCAAAAACTTCAAGGTATACCTACAATTCTAAAAAAAGCTCAGGACATTCTTCAAAAAAGTCAACTCCATATGTTAATAAAATAAAAAAAGAAGATAAGGCTGTTGTGCTCAAATCAGAAAAAGCCAATGTTTCTAAATCCAAAGATGTAAAAATAGTACTTAATGAGGCAGGGAAATATAAAGGTACGCCATATAAATACGGAGGTAGTACTTCAAGTGGTATAGATTGTTCAGGCTTGGTATGTGTAGCTTTCCAGAAAATAGATGTAAAGCTTCCCCGCAGATCGGTTGATATGTCTAATCAGGGCGATACCGTTCCTATATCCAGAGTTAAAGAAGGTGATCTTCTGTTTTTTTCGACAGGAGGTTCGGGGATTAATCATGTAGGAATAGTGTACGATATAAAACAGACAGGAGAAGTATCATTTATTCATGCTTCAACATCTAAAGGGGTAATGGTTAGTTCATTAGAGGAATCCTATTGGAAAGGGAAATTTATCAAAGCTAAAAGAGTATTATAACAATTATCATGTAATCAAATAAGCGTTTTTATTTCTTTTTTTCATACATTTAATTACTAATAATCCTTAGAAAACGTAATTATGAAAAAAAGAACTCCCGTATCCACAATAATGACTAAAAGCCCGGTTACAGTGAATCTTACTGATGGGCTGGCAAAAGTAAACAGCCTATTCAAAAAACAAAGTATTAGGCATATTCCGGTAGTTTCCGGTAAAAAATTAATAGGTATCATAAGCCAGACGGATATTATGCGGCTTTCATTTGGAGATATATACTCCGGACAGGAAGAAATGGATAACTCACTTTTTGATATGTTAAGTATAGAACAGGTAATGGCTGCCCATCCAAAAACGGTAGCTCCTTCAGATACAATTAAAGAAGTGGCAGAAATTTTTGCCTCATCCTCATTCAGAGCTTTGCCTGTAATTCAGGAAGATGAAATTGTAGGGATTGTTACTACGACAGATGTTATTAAATACTTACTAGAACAATTTGATTGATTTAGTTATATACAAAACCATTATTTAGAATTAAGAGATTTTAAAGTTTGTAAACAATCTTATTATGATGATACAAAAATAAAAACCTTTCAAGCCGTTTAAAGCTTGAAAGGTTTTTTAACTAAGTATAAATTAATGTATTATTTATAAAGAACGTTTGTGAAATAACTTTTTAAAATAGTATAAAACATTCAAAGTTAATTCAAGTTATTAAACGCAAATAACGGGCAAATATTGAAGGAATATTGTTAAAAAAACGATAATATTATATTAAATATTTCTTTTTAACGACAGAAGGGGGAATTTTATAGACGAACAGAAAAAATAAAAGCTTCATTTAATGAAGCTTTTAATATAATATAAGGTTTTAATTAGATATTAAGAATAATATTGAGCTTTAAGTTCTTTTACTTTAGGGTCAGATAAGTACTCATCATAAGTCATATACCGATCAATAACACCTTTAGGAGTTAACTCAATAATCCTGTTACAAACAGTAGAAAGTAGCTCATGGTCATGAGAAGAAAGTAAAACAGTTCCTTTAAAATTATCCAGAGAGTTATTTAAGGCTGTTATACTTTCCAGATCTAAGTGGTTTGTAGGTTCGTCTAACAATAAAACATTAGCTTTAAAAAGCATCATTCTTGAGAACATGCAACGCATTTTTTCCCCACCGGACAATACTTTACAAGATTTTAAAGCCTCATCACCACTAAAAAGCATTTTTCCTAAAAATCCACGAATATATTCTTCGTGTCTTTCTTCATCAGTATTAACATATTGTCTTAACCAGTCAATTAAGTTATCGTCAGATTGAAAATATTTAGTATTATCAAGAGGTAAATAACTTTGTTTTGTAGTGATTCCCCAAGTATAGTTCCCCATATCGGCTTCAGTTTCTCCGGCGAGAATTTGGAAAAACTCTGTAATTGCAAGAGAATTTTTTGATAAAACAGCAATTTTATCTCCTTTTTTAAGATTGACATTTATATTGCTGAATAGTAATTCTCCATCTTTAGTTTTTTCAAGATCTTTAACATCTAAAATTTGATCTCCGGCATCTCTTTCCTGTTCAAATATGATGGCAGGATATCTTCTTGATGAAGGCTTGATATCTTCAATATTTAATTTTTCGATCATTTTTTTACGGGCAGTCGCCTGTTTGGCCTTAGCAACATTAGAGCTGAAGCGGGCGATGAATTCCTGTAATTCCTTTTTCTTTTCCTCAGCTTTTTTATTTTGTTGAGCTCTTTGTCTGGCGGCTAGCTGGCTTGCCTGGTACCAAAACGAATAGTTTCCTGTATAAAGGTTTAATTTAGCAAAATCTAAGTCGCAGGTGTGGGTACAAACTGCATCCAGAAAGTGTCTGTCGTGGGAAACGACAATGACTGTGTTTTCGTAATCTGCAAGAAAATCTTCCAGCCATGAAATGGTATCAATATCCAGATCATTGGTGGGCTCATCAAGAATAAGAACATCAGGATTACCAAATAATGCTTGAGCTAGTAATACACGAACCTTATCGGCATTTTCAAGCTCAGACATCATTTTATATTGCATATCATCTTTAATGCCTAAATTAGATAACAAAGTTCCGGCATCTGATTCAGCAGTCCATCCACCCATTTCTTCATATATTACTCCCAGTTCTCCGGCTTTCACACCATCGGCATCAGAGAAATCCGGTTTTGCGTATAATGCATCCATTTCTTCTTTTATATGGAAGAGTTTTTGATTTCCCTTCATCACGGTTTCAAGGACAGGATAAGAATCATAGGCAAAGTGATCTTGTTCAAGAACAGACATCCTCTTATCTGTTTCTAGACTCACACTACCCGTAGTAGGATCTACATCTCCGGAGAGAATTTTTAAAAAGGTTGATTTACCCGCTCCATTGGCTCCAATAATTCCATAGCAATTTCCTTTAGTAAATTTCACATTTACTTCATCAAATAGAACTCTTTTTCCAAATTGTAAAGATAAGTTTGATACTGTAAGCATATACTTTAATAAATTTGCACAAAAGTAATAAGAAAAAATCTGATTATGAAATTTGAAAATAAAGTTAATATACTAAATAGAAAAGCCAGGTTCAATTATGAACTCATGGATAAGTATGAAGCAGGTTTGGTTCTTCATGGTACTGAAATAAAGTCAATTAGATTAGGTAAAGCAAGTATAGCAGAGAGTTTTTGTCAGTTCATAAATGATGAATTATATGTGATAAATATGTCGGTGGATGAATATTTTTTTGGTACAAGATACAATCACTTGATAAAAAGGGAACGAAAATTGCTGTTACAGAAAAAAGAAATTAACAAATTATTAAGAAAGACAAAGGAGACGGGCTTAACGATTGTACCTACCCGTCTTTACGTAAATGAGAAAGGTTGGGCTAAGATACAGATTTATTTAGCTAAAGGGAAGAAAATTTATGATAAAAGAGAAACAATTAAGGAGAGAGAGACAAAAAGGAATATTAGCAGATTAGTCAAGAAATATTGATTTTTGTTTGTCTGTTAGTATTGAAAAACGTTATTTTGCAATTAAAATTAGATTTTATATATGAAAAAGTTCAATTTGTTAGTTACAGCAGCAGCGACCATGTTAGCTACTTCTGTATTCGCACAGAACACTTCCGATAAGTGGTATATCGGAATTGGGGCACATGCGACTGACCATACCTCTG contains these protein-coding regions:
- a CDS encoding C40 family peptidase, which produces MKIKNILYAGFSICSILLTSCVSYETSASYKKKSNSSKTSRYTYNSKKSSGHSSKKSTPYVNKIKKEDKAVVLKSEKANVSKSKDVKIVLNEAGKYKGTPYKYGGSTSSGIDCSGLVCVAFQKIDVKLPRRSVDMSNQGDTVPISRVKEGDLLFFSTGGSGINHVGIVYDIKQTGEVSFIHASTSKGVMVSSLEESYWKGKFIKAKRVL
- the rnhA gene encoding ribonuclease HI, yielding MIEIFTDGASSGNPGKGGYGIIMRLKGTNYEKTFSQGFRLTTNNRMELMAVIVALEKISKPNQEVVVYSDSKYVVDAVNNNWIYGWQKKKFEKVKNPDLWIRFLKVYKNHRVKLQWIKGHEGHVENERADRLAVQASRSDLLSIDTDYENHNTKLL
- a CDS encoding ABC-F family ATP-binding cassette domain-containing protein, which gives rise to MLTVSNLSLQFGKRVLFDEVNVKFTKGNCYGIIGANGAGKSTFLKILSGDVDPTTGSVSLETDKRMSVLEQDHFAYDSYPVLETVMKGNQKLFHIKEEMDALYAKPDFSDADGVKAGELGVIYEEMGGWTAESDAGTLLSNLGIKDDMQYKMMSELENADKVRVLLAQALFGNPDVLILDEPTNDLDIDTISWLEDFLADYENTVIVVSHDRHFLDAVCTHTCDLDFAKLNLYTGNYSFWYQASQLAARQRAQQNKKAEEKKKELQEFIARFSSNVAKAKQATARKKMIEKLNIEDIKPSSRRYPAIIFEQERDAGDQILDVKDLEKTKDGELLFSNINVNLKKGDKIAVLSKNSLAITEFFQILAGETEADMGNYTWGITTKQSYLPLDNTKYFQSDDNLIDWLRQYVNTDEERHEEYIRGFLGKMLFSGDEALKSCKVLSGGEKMRCMFSRMMLFKANVLLLDEPTNHLDLESITALNNSLDNFKGTVLLSSHDHELLSTVCNRIIELTPKGVIDRYMTYDEYLSDPKVKELKAQYYS
- a CDS encoding CBS domain-containing protein, translating into MKKRTPVSTIMTKSPVTVNLTDGLAKVNSLFKKQSIRHIPVVSGKKLIGIISQTDIMRLSFGDIYSGQEEMDNSLFDMLSIEQVMAAHPKTVAPSDTIKEVAEIFASSSFRALPVIQEDEIVGIVTTTDVIKYLLEQFD
- the smpB gene encoding SsrA-binding protein SmpB: MKFENKVNILNRKARFNYELMDKYEAGLVLHGTEIKSIRLGKASIAESFCQFINDELYVINMSVDEYFFGTRYNHLIKRERKLLLQKKEINKLLRKTKETGLTIVPTRLYVNEKGWAKIQIYLAKGKKIYDKRETIKERETKRNISRLVKKY
- a CDS encoding HAD family hydrolase translates to MRNIKHIFFDLDNTLWDTDRNSMLTLKQMYEDVKVEEIYNVNFQEFYDSYYQRNEHLWALFRQDKVTKNDILSQRFKNTFEEFDIRDEVIRSYFDAHFLEKVVKHNTLIDNTVEVLSYLKSKGYIMHIVSNGFIKPTERKVYDTPIKDYITTITSGEEINKRKPAREVFELGLDKANANPEESSFIGDDFEADVLGSDNLGMLGIYFNYKKDSDLSKMNGFPVINNLIELKQLF